The following are from one region of the Polyangiaceae bacterium genome:
- a CDS encoding universal stress protein has translation MTMAVARILVPTDFSETARAALETALLIADKLGSHVDVVYVWEPSTTIPLETMMQEVGVGRPRSIGDIARREAMRRMAQFLSTVSHPSGSLGSRVEVGRPDELITMLAEQGGYDLIVMGTHGRRGLLRAMLGSVAERVVRHAPCPVLTIPARSSAST, from the coding sequence ATGACAATGGCTGTCGCTCGCATTCTGGTCCCCACGGACTTTTCCGAAACCGCTCGGGCGGCGCTCGAAACGGCCTTGCTCATCGCCGACAAGCTCGGTAGCCACGTGGATGTCGTCTACGTCTGGGAGCCGTCGACCACGATCCCGCTCGAGACGATGATGCAGGAGGTGGGAGTGGGCCGGCCGCGATCCATCGGAGACATCGCGCGGCGAGAAGCAATGCGTCGCATGGCGCAGTTCCTCTCGACGGTGAGCCACCCTTCCGGAAGCTTGGGCTCGCGCGTCGAGGTGGGACGTCCCGACGAGCTCATCACCATGCTCGCAGAACAGGGCGGCTACGACCTGATCGTGATGGGAACACACGGTCGCCGTGGACTGTTGCGAGCCATGCTCGGTAGTGTCGCAGAGCGCGTGGTGCGCCATGCCCCCTGTCCCGTACTCACGATTCCCGCGCGCTCCAGCGCCAGCACCTGA
- a CDS encoding response regulator — protein sequence MESGSRGRFVLLIEDEANAREALAELLTESGFAVVACANASDALDLIGREVPDIVLTDLKMAGLTGDDLVKSLALTHPALPIVILTALPLAHVRAETRQKSARVLEKPFSFDQLLSELGRLLPQAAE from the coding sequence ATGGAATCCGGGAGCCGAGGCAGATTTGTCCTGCTCATCGAGGACGAGGCGAACGCTCGCGAGGCGCTGGCCGAGCTCCTCACGGAGTCGGGGTTTGCAGTGGTCGCCTGTGCGAACGCCAGCGACGCCTTGGACCTGATTGGCCGAGAGGTCCCCGACATCGTCCTCACCGACCTCAAGATGGCGGGGCTCACGGGTGACGATCTGGTGAAGAGCCTGGCCCTGACCCACCCGGCGCTTCCCATCGTGATCCTGACGGCCCTGCCTCTGGCTCACGTTCGCGCGGAAACGAGGCAGAAGAGCGCCCGGGTGCTGGAGAAGCCATTTTCCTTCGACCAGCTGCTCTCCGAGCTCGGCCGTCTGCTTCCCCAGGCTGCCGAATGA
- a CDS encoding response regulator, with the protein MKEAKVLVVDDNVDLAENVVAILKEIEAFELDCLLAHSGELARSRCQELGQSLDLALLDLRLPDTDGLSLVREMRQHCPRMEIVIITGDATVESAIAAVSHGAFAYVVKPFRPQDLMHTVERALAKVALIRERETLRHELEQSELHHREVVEAVPALVLALDAGGRIVLWNRRLEEITGQSREAMVGRPGLDIVGSGGDRRLAAADGTQHLIRWQLAHVGARQSEMIYAIGIDVTDERAMLRRTLRAERLAAVGTLAAGLAHEVRNPLNSATLQLQVLRRRIEKGQATGESLLRVVAIVVDEIQRLERLVKDFLAFARPSPLDVQPASLDDLMGSVVEQVRPEVTEASVELVAKLDARTAAVEVDPERLRQVLLNLVRNALEAMGGSGTLTVRTRLETDDSAAIEIVDTGPGIPEDAPIFDAFYTTKEAGTGLGLAIVHRIVEEHGGSIGFESRPGRTCFTVHLPLVHGPMTLR; encoded by the coding sequence TGAAGGAGATCGAAGCGTTCGAGCTGGACTGCCTGTTGGCCCACAGCGGCGAGCTGGCGCGGAGCCGCTGCCAGGAGCTCGGTCAGTCCCTCGATCTGGCGCTCTTGGATCTGCGCCTTCCGGACACGGACGGTCTGAGCCTGGTTCGGGAGATGCGACAGCACTGCCCGCGGATGGAAATCGTCATCATCACGGGGGACGCCACGGTAGAGAGCGCGATCGCCGCGGTGAGCCACGGCGCCTTCGCCTACGTGGTGAAGCCCTTCCGCCCCCAAGACTTGATGCACACGGTGGAGCGGGCCCTGGCCAAGGTCGCGCTGATCCGAGAGCGCGAGACCCTACGCCACGAGCTCGAGCAATCCGAGCTGCACCATCGGGAGGTGGTGGAAGCGGTCCCCGCTCTGGTGCTGGCCCTGGATGCCGGCGGGCGCATCGTGCTCTGGAACCGTCGCTTGGAGGAGATCACCGGGCAATCGCGAGAAGCCATGGTCGGCCGTCCCGGACTCGACATCGTGGGAAGCGGTGGGGATCGGCGTCTGGCGGCTGCAGACGGAACTCAACACTTGATCCGCTGGCAGCTGGCGCACGTGGGCGCCCGGCAGTCGGAGATGATCTACGCCATCGGCATCGACGTGACGGACGAACGGGCCATGCTGCGCCGGACGTTGCGTGCGGAGCGGCTGGCAGCCGTGGGAACGCTGGCCGCTGGCCTGGCTCACGAGGTCCGCAATCCCCTGAATTCCGCAACGCTTCAGCTCCAGGTGCTGCGTCGCCGGATCGAGAAGGGCCAAGCTACGGGAGAGAGCCTGCTCCGGGTGGTCGCCATCGTGGTGGACGAGATCCAGCGTTTGGAACGACTAGTGAAGGACTTCCTGGCCTTCGCCCGGCCGAGCCCCCTCGACGTCCAACCCGCCTCGCTCGACGATCTGATGGGGTCGGTGGTCGAGCAGGTGCGGCCAGAGGTGACGGAAGCCAGCGTCGAGCTGGTCGCCAAGCTGGATGCCCGGACGGCAGCAGTCGAGGTCGATCCCGAGCGGCTGCGGCAGGTGCTCCTGAACCTGGTGCGGAACGCCCTGGAGGCGATGGGTGGGAGCGGCACCCTCACCGTACGAACCCGGCTGGAAACCGACGACAGCGCCGCCATCGAAATCGTGGACACAGGCCCCGGGATCCCGGAAGACGCCCCCATTTTTGACGCGTTTTACACGACCAAGGAAGCCGGCACGGGTCTCGGGCTGGCCATCGTCCACCGCATCGTGGAGGAACACGGTGGCAGCATCGGTTTCGAGTCCCGGCCCGGACGAACCTGCTTCACGGTGCACCTTCCGTTGGTTCACGGGCCGATGACCCTGCGGTAG